DNA sequence from the Sulfurimonas sediminis genome:
TTGAAAAGTCTATAGCGGTCTGATCCTGATCAATTGCTATGAGTTTTATATTGGGATTAGCTTCAAGTATCATACTCGAGTGTCCGCCGTACCCCATGGTACAGTCTATCACTATACCCTCTTTTAAATCTTTAAAAGCTTCAACAACCTCTTTATATAAAACCGGAACATGTGGAATATTTTGCAAAAGACACCCTGTCAATAGAAATTTATTAGTGATTATACAGCAAATTTGATTTAGGTTTAATTTTTTATACTGTATGATTTATGCTAAGAACAAAAAAAGGGTCTTCTTATGGTTTTACAGTATCAAAATGAATTATTTGCTTTGGCAACCATACTTCTGCTTATGCTCATTTATTTTAGGATAAAACAAAAAAACAAAAAAACAGAAGCGGATACAAAAGCAGATAAAAAAGAAGAAGAACTCAAAGCAGAGCAAAGCGGGCAAATTACTGCAACACCACAAAAAGAGATTCAAGAAAAAAAAATACAAAATACTGTGCCAAGCCATGCAAAGATAACAAAAGAAGATTTTAAAATATTTGCCGGGGAAAGAATTCTTTTGGCCGAAGACAATCTCATTAACCAAAAAGTAATCCTTGGAGTCCTTGGAGACAGCGGTATAGAAGTTGTTGTGGCAAATGACGGGCAGGAAGCACTTGACATCCTCCAAACGGACAAAAACTTTCTCATTATACTCATGGATGCGCATATGCCAAGAGTTGACGGATTTGAAGCCACCAGAGCTATCAGACACGATCCCCAAAACAATCATATCCCCGTCATTGCCCTGAGTGGAGATACGGCAAGTGATGACATCAGAAAAATGAAAGAAGCCGGTATGGATGAACATCTTGAAAAGCCTTTGCAGGTTGATGCTTTGTATGATATTCTTTATAAATACTCTGCTAAAATATCAGCACAAGAGGACAACTCTTTGGATATACCGACTTTAGATACACAAAGAGGTCTGCAGGTATGTGGCAATGACACTGCTTTTTACCACGATATTTTAAAAGAGTTTCTTC
Encoded proteins:
- a CDS encoding response regulator → MVLQYQNELFALATILLLMLIYFRIKQKNKKTEADTKADKKEEELKAEQSGQITATPQKEIQEKKIQNTVPSHAKITKEDFKIFAGERILLAEDNLINQKVILGVLGDSGIEVVVANDGQEALDILQTDKNFLIILMDAHMPRVDGFEATRAIRHDPQNNHIPVIALSGDTASDDIRKMKEAGMDEHLEKPLQVDALYDILYKYSAKISAQEDNSLDIPTLDTQRGLQVCGNDTAFYHDILKEFLLTYSNSAEELEILLKNNKTDQADRLLLDIIGVSANIGADALTACANDIKNNINANKNINLTLYKKRVQELVQSINNYFLTCN